From the Peromyscus leucopus breed LL Stock chromosome 8b, UCI_PerLeu_2.1, whole genome shotgun sequence genome, one window contains:
- the Nubp1 gene encoding cytosolic Fe-S cluster assembly factor NUBP1 isoform X2 → MEEAPHGCPGADSAQAGRGASCQGCPNQRLCASGAGAAPDPAVEEIKEKMKTVKHRILVLSGKGGVGKSTFSAHLAHGLAEDGDTQVALLDIDICGPSIPKIMGLEGEQVHQSGSGWSPVYVEDNLGVMSVGFLLSSPDDAVIWRGPKKNGMIKQFLRDVDWGDVDYLIVDTPPGTSDEHLSVVQYLAAAHIDGAVILTTPQEVALQDVRKEISFCHKVKLPIIGVVENMSGFICPKCKKESQIFPPTTGGAEAMCQDLKIPLLGRVPLDPLIGKSCDKGQSFFVEAPDSPATAAYRSIIHRIREFCGSRQSHNADLIRGQDL, encoded by the exons ATGGAGGAGGCGCCCCACG GCTGCCCCGGGGCCGACAGCGCCCAGGCGGGCCGAGGAGCCTCGTGCCAGGGATGCCCCAACCAGAGGCTGTGCGCGTCGGGCGCCGGCGCCGCACCGGACCCGG CTGTGGAGGAAATCAAGGAGAAGATGAAGACGGTGAAGCACAGAATCTTGGTGCTGTCTGGGAAGGGCGGCGTTGGGAAGAGCACGTTCAGTGCCCACCTCGCCCACGGCCTGGCAGAAGATGGAGACACGCAG GTCGCCCTTCTGGACATCGATATCTGTGGGCCGTCGATTCCCAAGATCATGGGCTTGGAAGGAGAGCAG GTTCACCAGAGTGGCTCCGGCTGGTCCCCAGTG TACGTGGAGGACAACCTGGGGGTGATGTCTGTGGGTTTCCTGCTCAGCAGCCCTGATGATGCTGTCATCTGGAGGGGACCGAAGAAAAATG GCATGATCAAGCAGTTCCTCCGTGATGTAGACTGGGGAGATGTCGACTACCTCATTGTAGATACCCCACCCGGCACATCCGATGAACACCTCTCTGTCGTCCAGTATCTGGCTGCGGCGCACATTGATGGGGCGGTGATCCTCACCACCCCTCAG GAGGTGGCCCTCCAGGATGTCCGGAAAGAGATAAGCTTCTGCCACAAGGTGAAGCTGCCCATTATTGGTGTGGTGGAGAACATGAGCGGCTTCATTTGCCCCAAGTGCAAG aaagagTCCCAGATCTTCCCTCCCACAACTGGGGGTGCAGAGGCCATGTGCCAGGACCTGAAGATCCCTCTTCTGGGCAGAGTGCCACTGGATCCACTCATCG gtAAGAGCTGTGACAAAGGGCAGTCGTTCTTTGTTGAAGCCCCAGATTCACCAGCCACAGCAGCCTACCGAAGTATAATTCACA GAATCCGAGAGTTTTGTGGTTCTCGTCAGTCACATAATGCGGACCTCATCAGGGGACAGGACCTGTAG
- the Nubp1 gene encoding cytosolic Fe-S cluster assembly factor NUBP1 isoform X1, with protein MEEAPHGCPGADSAQAGRGASCQGCPNQRLCASGAGAAPDPAVEEIKEKMKTVKHRILVLSGKGGVGKSTFSAHLAHGLAEDGDTQVALLDIDICGPSIPKIMGLEGEQVHQSGSGWSPVYVEDNLGVMSVGFLLSSPDDAVIWRGPKKNGMIKQFLRDVDWGDVDYLIVDTPPGTSDEHLSVVQYLAAAHIDGAVILTTPQEVALQDVRKEISFCHKVKLPIIGVVENMSGFICPKCKKESQIFPPTTGGAEAMCQDLKIPLLGRVPLDPLIGKSCDKGQSFFVEAPDSPATAAYRSIIHSECLRRLLAGSPWRGDVGRNRRAITWLLGRLLPMCPCCELILSLRNREGEVDSVGDTSRKGQ; from the exons ATGGAGGAGGCGCCCCACG GCTGCCCCGGGGCCGACAGCGCCCAGGCGGGCCGAGGAGCCTCGTGCCAGGGATGCCCCAACCAGAGGCTGTGCGCGTCGGGCGCCGGCGCCGCACCGGACCCGG CTGTGGAGGAAATCAAGGAGAAGATGAAGACGGTGAAGCACAGAATCTTGGTGCTGTCTGGGAAGGGCGGCGTTGGGAAGAGCACGTTCAGTGCCCACCTCGCCCACGGCCTGGCAGAAGATGGAGACACGCAG GTCGCCCTTCTGGACATCGATATCTGTGGGCCGTCGATTCCCAAGATCATGGGCTTGGAAGGAGAGCAG GTTCACCAGAGTGGCTCCGGCTGGTCCCCAGTG TACGTGGAGGACAACCTGGGGGTGATGTCTGTGGGTTTCCTGCTCAGCAGCCCTGATGATGCTGTCATCTGGAGGGGACCGAAGAAAAATG GCATGATCAAGCAGTTCCTCCGTGATGTAGACTGGGGAGATGTCGACTACCTCATTGTAGATACCCCACCCGGCACATCCGATGAACACCTCTCTGTCGTCCAGTATCTGGCTGCGGCGCACATTGATGGGGCGGTGATCCTCACCACCCCTCAG GAGGTGGCCCTCCAGGATGTCCGGAAAGAGATAAGCTTCTGCCACAAGGTGAAGCTGCCCATTATTGGTGTGGTGGAGAACATGAGCGGCTTCATTTGCCCCAAGTGCAAG aaagagTCCCAGATCTTCCCTCCCACAACTGGGGGTGCAGAGGCCATGTGCCAGGACCTGAAGATCCCTCTTCTGGGCAGAGTGCCACTGGATCCACTCATCG gtAAGAGCTGTGACAAAGGGCAGTCGTTCTTTGTTGAAGCCCCAGATTCACCAGCCACAGCAGCCTACCGAAGTATAATTCACAGTGAGTGCTTGAGACGGCTACTGGCAGGAAGTCCCTGGAGGGGCGACGTGGGCAGAAACAGAAGGGCGATCACCTGGCTCCTCGGGAGACTTCTCCCCATGTGTCCGTGTTGTGAGCTAATTCTTAGTTTGAGAAACAGGGAGGGTGAAGTTGATAGCGTGGGAGATACAAGCCGTAAAGGCCAGTAA